The DNA sequence ATCCGACGAGGATCCGCTTTCCAGATTTCTCGACGTTTCCGAACGAAGTGTAGAACGCCTTGTCCAGAGCCGTCAGGACTTCCTTCACCGCCTTCCACGTTCCGCCTCCTCGGACGCCATGCCCACCCGCATAGGTGTTCATCGCCGCCAAGATCGCCACCGGGTGGATTCGCGACTTCTTCAGTCGCTCCTCGTTCCCAAGGGCCTCGACGACCGTCCGAGTGGCCGACTTATCCTTCACGAACCATCCTTCCTCCAGCAACCCGACCTTCGTCATGTTGCCCAAGTTTCGGATCATCGCCGTGAGCGGCATATCGGCCAGCAATGCCTGCCAGATCGCCTTTTCTTTCAGCATCTCGGTCGGCAAAGCCTCTCGCGGCACACGGTGCTCGCGGACCAATCGAACCGCTTCGTCCAAGTCGTGTGTTTCGCGCAGAGTCAATGTCGCCTGCACGAGCGGCAGTTCGCCGGTGATCTCCCCGTCAACGATCCACTTGTAAAGCACGTTGTGCTTCTCAGTGCTCGCCACCGGGTGCGAGAGCCTCAAAAGGTCTCGGTTCGACCATCCGCCGCGCGCTTGGTACTTCACCACGCCGTACTCAAGCGAGTCCGCCGATTGCGCGTTGTACCACTTCGCGACCGCCTTTCGGAGTCCACGTCCCCATCCTCGCATCCCGTCGCAAGCTTCGGCAAACGCGAAGAGGTGGGTTCCGGTTCGGCAAACCTTCGGCAAAGCGTCGAACGCGGCCGCACGAGTCTTATCGTTTCCGAACGACGCCGCCAATGCCAGAGCAAAGATCGCCGGATCGTTCTTCGGTGCGTTTCCGCCGTGGCTAACCTCGGCGATGCGCGCAACGACTCGTTCTCCGTCTTCCTTGATCGCTTCGAGGACGTTGGCCGCGTTCTCCATCATCAGCTTTCGCTCACCGACGTAAAACGTTCCGTTCTCGCATCCCAGGATCAAAAACCGATCAAGCAAGGTCCATCGATCGACGTTCCAAGAGTAGCCGCCGGCATGGTTCGCGACTTGGCTCGTAAACGGGATCGCCCTCGACTGGTGGGTCGATTTGGCGTTGAACAACTTGCTGTATTTCATTTTCTTTTTTTCTCCTAGATCATTTGTTTCTTGTTTCTTCTGCGGGCAAAGTCGGTGTGGTCAAGTCAAGGGATCGCTCCCAAGACCGCTGGATTTGAACCAGCCCGCTTTTTCAGCTAACCGATAAGCCACGTCCATCGGCCCGCAAATCATATGTTGTTTGCCCTCGGGCAAAGGGGGAGGTTTGGTCTTCCCCGCCGTGCTCCAAACACCTCGATCCCGCAAGCGAGACCGGCCGGCCTTTCCGCCGAGGCGCTCCATGGTTTTGTGTAGTTGGATAACCCAAACCCATCGGCCCGAAGGCAACTTGTTGAACTCGGAAGAGTGTGGACAAAGAGCGCCGTAGATGTTTTAGATGCTCTAGCCACTGAGCTACAAGCAAGCCTTTCGGCAAGCAAGGGCGGATTCGAACCGCCGACCTTCCGCTTAGGATGCGATAACCTACTAGCAACGGCCCACACTCTTCCGAGGTCAAAGTACGGGCAAGAGAATGCCGTGGATAGATGCTCTAGCCAATTGAGCTACACGCTAGCCAATTGGTTAGCGTGGATGGATTCGAACCACCAACCCTCCGCGTGATAGGCGATAACCCACATGCTTCGGCCCGTACAAGTTGTTGTCGAAGTACAGGCAAAAGGGGGGGCGCTGGATGTGTCAATTGCTCTACCTGGCTGAGCTACCCGCCAACCGAAGTTGGCGGGGCCGGATTCGAACCGGCGTCCTTTTGTTCCGATAACCCAACAGCATCGGCCCGTACATAAATTGTCGTCGTATGCAGGCAAGTCTCGTCCGGCCTGGGAGATTTACAGTCGGTAACCCAAGCCTTCCGGCCCACAAAAGGGGAGGCGAAGCGCAGACAAGAGTTCGGTTCTGGCGGTGTATCTACCCAAAAGATAAGCCAACACCAACGGCCCGCGCATCAAAACTGGTTCTGGGAAGAAGGCAAAAACGGCCTACTTCGCGACGTCGATCAAATGTTTTTCGTGCTGGGAGTCGACTCAACCTGTCACGAATTGATCTCGACGTCAGCACCCTCGTGTAAAGGGACTCATTTGCAAGAAAGGATTGTTTACGATGACGAATTTCCTTGTCAAGGGTTTTCGAGAAAAAAGTCATAAAATGTACAAAATGGGACTTTAGCAATCCCAACATAGCACCCAGTAAAATTACCGGAACATAAACCACTTGATTAGCTATAACGATATTGCTGTATAATGCCCTTGTTTGCAATGACGTTATTGCAACAGCGTATTCAGTGGCTCGGATGATCGACGGACAGCTTGGTAACCGCGACCAAAAGGGCGACATGGCAGGAACGGGTATTCAATGATCGGTAACAAAAAGCAACTCTTCGTCATCTTGGGTAGCGCCTTCGTCTCGGCGCTGGCAAACGCGCAGCTCGTCACGATGCCTAACACGTTCATCCCCACCGGATTGAGCGGGAACGGCACGACCATGGTCGGCTACGGCACCGGCGGCTGGGCTTACTGGAATC is a window from the Armatimonadota bacterium genome containing:
- a CDS encoding TROVE domain-containing protein — encoded protein: MKYSKLFNAKSTHQSRAIPFTSQVANHAGGYSWNVDRWTLLDRFLILGCENGTFYVGERKLMMENAANVLEAIKEDGERVVARIAEVSHGGNAPKNDPAIFALALAASFGNDKTRAAAFDALPKVCRTGTHLFAFAEACDGMRGWGRGLRKAVAKWYNAQSADSLEYGVVKYQARGGWSNRDLLRLSHPVASTEKHNVLYKWIVDGEITGELPLVQATLTLRETHDLDEAVRLVREHRVPREALPTEMLKEKAIWQALLADMPLTAMIRNLGNMTKVGLLEEGWFVKDKSATRTVVEALGNEERLKKSRIHPVAILAAMNTYAGGHGVRGGGTWKAVKEVLTALDKAFYTSFGNVEKSGKRILVGLDVSGSMRGTSVAGVAGLDCRKACGAMALITEAVEDHVTHVAFDTKSYKLNISQKMRLDAVVDLLAKTGGGGTDCALPIQYAMEHKIAVDAFVIYTDSETWQGSQHPAQAIEAYRRKTGIDAKLIVVAMASTRVSIGNPGDAGTLNIVGFDTSVPQVISQFIA